A genome region from Erigeron canadensis isolate Cc75 chromosome 3, C_canadensis_v1, whole genome shotgun sequence includes the following:
- the LOC122594311 gene encoding uncharacterized protein LOC122594311, which yields MASNEAVAPAGAPSSPVPEAKQQQQQQEGITPTHPRQRPKLPRRYLLAGPRARYLEEGVPLYEASIKCDWDAAEPILKAKQDLVRYSITENGETALHVAASAKVPKLGVVFVKKLVDMMKEEDLELENENFNTALYLAAAAGNLETVEIMVKKNRNLVTIPGAGRQMLPLYAAALFGNNDVVEFLYGESNELCEADGWNDKNRGWLLEKCIENDMLDIALKIVKIYPQLGSGNALALLAQKTEAFRETRPTIKERVVNLSKYLHSKIFSTNQPSGNKHSKPGSVGAPDISDQKTQASSKKKPNIIWRTINSGKNLYSLMFVMHQLSGNKRPKPGNGGAPEDLDGMAKVSNETKAIVTGKTNKSVYAVGVGGSKVKAPACESIALQLLRMIWKDIAKKPKNEIDRILRGPADVNKQDKSAPGRAVQFMQLQKSISDHIYRLGDITRQQLNTLLLKNLISESLVKMHVETQNIIKGAPDSISQDNKPISGKADQALELQKIISKSIVNMHDEIQKINEITVKEDQEAIQLRLQNAISDHIGKLKTESQKIIRRPAKQTYSSRVVFIAAEMGNTNFLIELIRLYPDLIWKVNDNNQTIFHIAVKHRNAGIYNLLYEIGAMKDMITPLRDPKENNMLHLVGQRAKENQLKDVSGVAFQMQRELLWFKEVRNMIPPSYRERKNEDGLTPHELFTNEHKDLVLKGEEWMKGTASQCMVVAALIATIVFAAAFTVPGGYHQDNGIPVFHSKATFIVFVVADAISLFSSTASILIFLAILTSRYAERDYYESLPRKLMFGLLTLFLSITTMTVAFSVSFFVLYHKGLIWIPILIGVFAVLPVILYMLLQYSLFFDVIRSTYRSRYLFKPKKQVLYYSNPKV from the exons ATGGCGTCGAATGAAGCAGTAGCGCCAGCAGGAGCACCATCATCCCCTGTTCCTGAGGCtaaacagcagcagcagcagcaggaaGGCATTACCCCGACTCATCCAAGACAACGACCGAAACTACCTCGTCGATATCTACTTGCAG GACCCCGAGCAAGGTACCTCGAAGAGGGTGTCCCTCTTTATGAAGCATCGATAAAATGTGACTGGGATGCTGCTGAACCAATTCTTAAGGCAAAACAAGACTTGGTACGGTATAGCATCACTGAAAATGGAGAAACTGCACTTCATGTTGCAGCATCTGCAAAAGTACCCAAACTAGGGGTAGTGTTTGTCAAAAAACTGGTGGATATGATGAAGGAAGAAGACCTGGAACTTGAAAATGAGAATTTCAACACTGCTCTCTATTTGGCAGCTGCCGCTGGAAACCTTGAAACGGTTGAGATTATGGTAAAAAAGAACAGGAACTTGGTGACCATCCCTGGTGCTGGAAGACAAATGTTGCCACTATATGCGGCTGCCCTGTTTGGAAATAATGATGTAGTTGAGTTTCTTTATGGAGAGTCCAATGAATTGTGTGAAGCTGATGGTTGGAATGATAAGAATCGTGGCTGGCTTCTTGAGAAATGCATAGAGAATGACATGTTGG atatcgCACTAAAGATTGTGAAAATATATCCCCAACTTGGTAGTGGGAATGCACTCGCACTTCTAGCTCAAAAGACTGAAGCATTTCGCGAGACACGACCTACTATTAAGGAGAGAGTTGTCAATCTGAGTAAATATCTCCACTCGAAGATCTTTAGTACAAATCAGCCATCTGGAAATAAGCACTCAAAACCTGGTAGTGTGGGTGCACCTGATATTTCGGATCAAAAGACACAAGCATCTTCTAAGAAAAAACCTAATATCATTTGGAGAACCATTAACTCGGGTAAGAATCTCTATTCCTTGATGTTTGTTATGCATCAGCTATCTGGAAATAAGCGTCCAAAACCTGGGAATGGGGGTGCACCTGAAGACTTGGATGGAATGGCTAAAGTATCCAACGAAACAAAAGCTATAGTCACTGGGAAAACCAACAAGTCAG TTTATGCAGTCGGAGTCGGTGGTTCAAAGGTGAAAGCTCCTGCATGTGAAAGCATAGCATTGCAACTCCTAAGAATGATTTGGAAAGATATAGCAAAAAAGCCCAAGAATGAAATTGATAGAATACTCAGAGGGCCAGCAGATGTGAATAAGCAAGACAAGTCTGCTCCTGGAAGGGCTGTTCAATTTATGCAACTACAAAAATCCATTTCGGATCATATTTACCGATTGGGTGACATAACCAGACAGCAGCTAAATACTTTACTGTTAAAAAACCTCATTTCCGAAAGTCTTGTGAAAATGCATGTTGAAACCCAAAACATAATCAAAGGAGCCCCTGATTCTATCAGCCAAGATAACAAGCCAATTTCCGGTAAGGCAGACCAAGCTCTGGAACTACAAAAGATTATTTCTAAAAGTATTGTGAACATGCATGACGAAATCCAGAAGATAAATGAGATAACTGTGAAGGAAGATCAAGAAGCTATACAGCTAAGACTGCAAAACGCCATTTCAGACCATATTGGAAAACTGAAAACAGAAAGCCAGAAAATAATCAGAAGACCTGCTAAGCAAACATACTCTTCACGGGTAGTTTTTATTGCTGCGGAAATGGGcaatactaattttttaattgaGCTTATCCGTCTATATCCTGATCTCATTTGGAAGGTAAATGATAATAATCAAACCATATTTCACATTGCGGTCAAACATCGTAACGCTGGTATATACAACCTATTGTACGAGATAGGTGCAATGAAAGATATGATAACTCCTCTCCGGGATCCAAAGGAGAACAATATGTTGCACTTAGTTGGGCAGAGAGCAAAGGAAAATCAACTCAAGGATGTGTCAGGAGTTGCTTTTCAGATGCAACGAGAGTTATTATGGTTCAag GAAGTAAGGAATATGATACCTCCTTCGTATAGAGAACGGAAGAATGAAGATGGTTTGACACCACATGAGTTGTTCACTAATGAACACAAAGATCTAGTTTTAAAAGGTGAGGAGTGGATGAAAGGAACAGCTAGTCAATGTATGGTTGTTGCAGCACTTATTGCAACCATTGTATTTGCTGCAGCTTTTACGGTTCCTGGTGGATATCACCAAGACAATGGTATCCCTGTCTTCCACTCAAAAGCAACTTTCATCGTTTTTGTTGTGGCGGATGCCATTTCTCTATTCTCATCTACAGCTTCAATTCTCATCTTCTTAGCAATTCTCACATCTCGTTATGCTGAACGTGATTACTATGAATCATTACCCAGAAAGCTCATGTTCGGTCTCTTAACACTTTTCCTATCTATAACAACCATGACAGTGGCTTTTAGTGTCAGTTTTTTCGTACTATACCATAAGGGTTTGATATGGATACCGATCCTTATCGGTGTATTTGCTGTGTTGCCGGTCATCCTATACATGTTGTTACAGTATTCGTTGTTTTTTGATGTGATTCGATCAACATATCGTTCTAGGTACCTCTTTAAGCCAAAGAAACAAGTTCTTTATTATTCAAACCCCAAGGTCTGA